The following nucleotide sequence is from Photobacterium gaetbulicola Gung47.
CATCGTCGAAGCCCTGCGTATCCGCCGCGAGCTTGGCCTGAAGCCATTTACCGTGATGTCTTGCGATAACGTGCAAGAAAATGGCCATGTTGCCCGTGCAGCCGTTTTGGATTTCGCCAATTTGGTTGACCAGGAGCTAGCGAGTTGGATTGAAGCCAATGTGACCTTCCCATGTACCATGGTTGACCGCATTGTGCCTGCTGCTACACCTGAGACTCTGGCTGAAATCACCGAGCTGGTTGGTGTGGCTGACCCATGCGGTATTGCCTGTGAACCGTTCCGCCAGTGGGTGATTGAGGATAACTTCGTTAATGGTCGCCCTGACTGGGACATTGCCGGGGCTGAGTTCGTTGCCGATGTTGTACCGTTCGAAGAAATGAAGCTGCGTATGCTAAACGGCAGCCATTCATTCCTTGCTTACCTTGGCTATCTTGGCGGCTACAAGCACATCTCCGACACCATGACCAATGAGAGCTACCGCAGGGCTGCATTTGACATGATGATGCAGGCTCAGGCCCCTACCCTCACAATGCCTGAAGGTACCGATCTTGAAGCGTATGCCAAGCTGCTTATCGAGCGCTTTACCAACCCAAGTCTGAAACACCAGACATGGCAGATTGCAATGGACGGTAGCCAGAAAATTCCTCAGCGCATGGGCGGCTCGCTTCACCATCACTTGGCTGTCGGTACTGAGTACAAGTGGCTAGCCATGGGCATTGCCGGTTGGATGACTTATATCAGTGGTGTTGACGAGGAAAATCAAGAAATTGATGTCCGTGACCCAATGGTTGAGCAGTTCCGTGAAATCTACCAGCAATACGGCAAAGAGCCTGCGGTTGTTAAAGCCATCCTGAGCATCGAAGCCATTTTTGGTACCGACCTAATCAAAAACGAAGGCTTCGTAGAAGCCGTGACCAAGGCTTACCAGCTTATTATCAGCAAAGGCGCACGCGCAGCCGTTGCTTCTCTTTAACCGATATTAGACACTGGGCGATGGCTGTCGCCCGGTGTCACTTTGGAGCTTATGATGAAAGACTTTCTTTGTGACGACTTCTTGCTTTCCAATGAAATTGCGCGCGTGCTCTACCATGACTACGCCAAGGACATGCCAATCTATGATTACCACTGCCACTTGAATCCGCAGGAAGTTGCGCAGAACCGCCGCTTCGATAACATCGGTCAAATGTGGCTAGAAGGCGATCACTATAAATGGCGAGGCATGCGCTCTGCAGGTATTCCAGAGGCGCTTATTACCGGCAAAGAGTCCTCTGATTTTGATAAATACATGGCGTGGGCCAAAACCGTTCCACAAACGCTTGGCAATCCACTCTACCACTGGACTCACCTTGAGCTTCGTCGTCCTTTTGGTATCACCGGCAAACTATTCGGACCGGATACTGCCGAAGATATCTGGCACGATTGCAATGAAAAGCTAGCAAGCCCAGAATTTTCGGCACGCGGCATCATGAAACAGATGAATGTGGTGATGGCCGGAACAACCGATGACCCTATCCATTCATTGGAATACCACAAAGCAATTACCGAAGACGAGAGTTTCGATGTCGAAGTCGCACCAAGCTGGCGTCCAGACCGCGCCTTCAAAATTGAGCTGGATGGCTTTGCTGAATACATGCAACTTTTGGGGCAAGCGGCTGATATCGAGATCACCTCTTTTGCCGATTTACTCACCGCGCTGGATCGCCGCCTTGACCATTTCGCAGCCCATGGTTGCCGCGCGGCAGACCACGGTATCGAGATTGTCCGCTACGGCAAAACACCAGCCGAAACAGAACTTAACAAGATGCTAACCCGCCGCCTAGCGGGTGAAGTGCTTACTGAAGATGAAGTCGACCAATTCAGCACGGCCGTACAGGTTTGGCTTGGCAAGCAATACGCCAAACGTGGCTGGGTAATGCAGCTACATATTGGTGCCCAGCGCAACAATAGTACCCGTATGTTCAAACTGCTCGGTGCCGATGCCGGCTTTGACTCTATCGGTGATCGCCCGTTTGCCTTCCAGCTTGCTTCGCTGCTGGATGACATGGATCTGACCAACGAACTACCTAAGACTATTCTGTATTGCCTAAATCCCCGTGACAACGAGATGATGGCGACCATGATTGGTAACTTCCAAGGTGGCGGCATCGCAGGCAAAGTCCAGTTTGGCTCTGGTTGGTGGTTCAACGACCAGAAAGATGGCATGCAGCGCCAGATGGAGCAGCTATCGCAGCTTGGCCTACTCAGCCAGTTTGTCGGCATGCTGACCGATTCTCGCAGTTTCTTGTCCTATACCCGCCACGAGTACTTCCGCCGTATTCTGTGCAACATGATTGGTCAGTGGGTACTAAACGGTGAAGTACCTAACGACATCAACATGCTAGGCAAAATGGTTCAAGACATATGTTTCAGCAACGCTAAACGCTACTTCACCCTACCGGGAGAGCAA
It contains:
- a CDS encoding putative mannonate oxidoreductase (COG0246), with amino-acid sequence MDTISNTPLNTNVIRPTFDRSVLKSRIVHLGFGAFHRAHQALFTNEMLEKTGCDWGICEVNLFGGEDLITQLRAQDHLYTVAEKGAKATDVKLIASVTESLHPNFEGKRAVLEKMSEEQVAIISMTITEKGYCADPATGRLDKNNGLIQADLANPREPSSAIGYIVEALRIRRELGLKPFTVMSCDNVQENGHVARAAVLDFANLVDQELASWIEANVTFPCTMVDRIVPAATPETLAEITELVGVADPCGIACEPFRQWVIEDNFVNGRPDWDIAGAEFVADVVPFEEMKLRMLNGSHSFLAYLGYLGGYKHISDTMTNESYRRAAFDMMMQAQAPTLTMPEGTDLEAYAKLLIERFTNPSLKHQTWQIAMDGSQKIPQRMGGSLHHHLAVGTEYKWLAMGIAGWMTYISGVDEENQEIDVRDPMVEQFREIYQQYGKEPAVVKAILSIEAIFGTDLIKNEGFVEAVTKAYQLIISKGARAAVASL
- a CDS encoding glucuronate isomerase (COG1904), producing MKDFLCDDFLLSNEIARVLYHDYAKDMPIYDYHCHLNPQEVAQNRRFDNIGQMWLEGDHYKWRGMRSAGIPEALITGKESSDFDKYMAWAKTVPQTLGNPLYHWTHLELRRPFGITGKLFGPDTAEDIWHDCNEKLASPEFSARGIMKQMNVVMAGTTDDPIHSLEYHKAITEDESFDVEVAPSWRPDRAFKIELDGFAEYMQLLGQAADIEITSFADLLTALDRRLDHFAAHGCRAADHGIEIVRYGKTPAETELNKMLTRRLAGEVLTEDEVDQFSTAVQVWLGKQYAKRGWVMQLHIGAQRNNSTRMFKLLGADAGFDSIGDRPFAFQLASLLDDMDLTNELPKTILYCLNPRDNEMMATMIGNFQGGGIAGKVQFGSGWWFNDQKDGMQRQMEQLSQLGLLSQFVGMLTDSRSFLSYTRHEYFRRILCNMIGQWVLNGEVPNDINMLGKMVQDICFSNAKRYFTLPGEQA